TTCCTAGATAGTACCACTGTCTAAAAAAACCAATTACCATTGAAGCAATAAATCCGTAGATTACTCCGGAGTGAGTTGTTTTTGCTACAAGGCCTGTGTCGTGTGCTCCTCCGAGTAAGAATCCTATCATTCCAAGGATAAGCATTAGAATTGTCCAAGGGATAGTTTGTCTTTTACAAAGATCAGCTTCGTGAACAAATCTCTTAACTTTTTTAATATACGGTTCTAAATCTTCCGGAGCTTCTTCAAAAAGTTCAGCAAGATTATTTTCAGAGTGAAGAATTAGATCAATATTATTTACTAGTCTTGCAACACCTATGAAGTAGAACATCACAAATGCTTGTGCAAAAATTGTATATATAAAGACTGTTATTGCTAAATGAATATGAGAAAGTTCGACAAGGTCATAACCAAGCGCCTTTGAAGCAGTGAGTAAGACTGACGCAACCATGATTAAGATCAATGTTCTAAGTAAATTTGCCATTATGTATGTCCGTATAAGTTTTTATTCAATTGTCATAATAGTGTAGATTTGCTACTAAAAGCACTACTAAACTGAAAATGAACATAGTCCAATAAGCGGCAATTGAAAAGGCTCAATTCGATGACGGAAGTTGAAAAAGAACCAAAGAAATTAATCTTAAAAGGTGACAAGAAATTACTTGAGAATCCTTTTGTAGGAAGTTTGATTGTGCCAATAGCAATAGTGTTAGTGGGAGCTTTGATTATTTTTGGTGTAACAAAAATGTTATCTACAGAGTCTTCATACAAAGATCACGTCCGTGAACTTCAGTCTAAGGCTTTTGGAAATAAGTGGATTGCAGCTTACGAGTTAAGTAAGAAAATCGGGTCTTCGCAGATTCCTGATGAGGACATTCCATGGCTAGTGGAAAATTTATCCGATGTTTATTCTAATTCTCCTGACCCTAGAACAAGAGACTTTGTTGTGGTGGCACTTGGTGGACTGAGAAGTGAGCTGGCTTTCCCTGTTTTAGAAATGGCCTTAAAAGACAAGAGTTCAGATGTTCGCTTCCATACTTTAGTAGCTCTTGGAAATATGCCTCAAGGGGTGGCTTTTAATTGGGAATCATTAAAACCATATTTTACTGATGAAGATCATGCGATTAGACAAGCTGTTGTTCTCGCAGTTGGGACGCATAAAGTAAAGGCCTTGGAAGGCTCAGTTGTAGGAAGTCTTCGAGACGAAAGTATTGCTGTTAGATATTCAGCTGCAACGGCGCTTATTTACTATGAAAATGATGCGTCGATCCAGACAATTAAGCAAATTTTAGAAACTGGTGTAAGTTCGGTTTTTGATGTGAATCAAGTGACGAATTTAAAACTAAATATATTGAATGCAATTGAAAAAATGAAGTGGAAGAAGATGACGACTGTTGTGCAAAGTGTTGTTGATGGGAATAATAATCCAAAAGTTACAACAAAAGCCCAGCAAGTTTTAAATGAATTGAAAAATTAAGACATTGTCGGCATAATCTAACTACGTAATTTTTTAGAATTAATATTAAATAAACCCTGTTAACGGAGCCGGAGTGCTTGGTTTTCGGGGTATTAAACTTTTTAAAGGTTTGAGAATGAGTACTGAAATGAAACAAAGTTTAAACCGTAGAGAGTTCTTTAGTTATCTCTCTGTTGCTTGGATTGCATTCTCTGCTGCATGTGCAGGTCTTGCAACTTTAGCATTTCGTTTTTCTTATCCGAATGTGAGCTTTGATCCTGAAATGGATTTCATTGCTGGTAGACCAGGTGATTATGAGGCCGGTGTTGATGAGCGTTGGAAGAATGGTTACGGTGTTTGGATGGTTAAGCAAGAAGGTAAACTGGTAGCTCTTTCAAATATTTGTACGCACCTTGGTTGTATTCCTAACTGGCTTCCTGCTGAATTAAAATTTAAGTGTCCTTGTCATGGTTCTGGTTACTATATGAGTGGTGTGAACTTTGAGGGACCAGCACCACGCCCATTAGAAAGATATAAAATTTCTCTCACAGCAGAGGGAACAATTAAAGTAGATAAGACGAAAGTTTACCGTTCAGAAAAAGGTCAATGGGATAATCCAGACTCTTTTTTAAACGTTTAATTTAATTTTTAATTTAAAAGATAGTGAAATAACTACAAAGGTAGAAAAAGATGTCAGAAAAAGGTTTGGCACAAAAAGTTCGTGAGACACAAGTTTGGAAGTCTATTTTTAGACATGGACCTCCAGATAATGCGCGTAATAGAGCAAGTGTTGTAGCGGGTAACGTGTTTCTTCATTTACACCCAATTAAGTTAAAGAAGTCTGGTGTTCAGCTAGGATACACATGGTGTATGGGTGGACTTACATTCTTTATTTTCTTAGCGCTAACTGTGACAGGACTTTTATTAATGTTCTACTACAGACCTACTGCTGAGTATGCATACAATGATATTATAGCACTTAAAGAGCACGTTCCTCTCGGGATTATGAGAGAGATTCATAGATGGGGTGCTCACGCCATGGTTATTACGGTTTGGTTACATATGTTCAGAGTCTTTATGACTGGTTCGTATAAGCCACCTCGTGAATTCAACTGGGGTATTGGTGTAATCCTTTTAGTATTAACACTACTTTTATCATTCACAGGTTACCTACTTCCTTGGGATCAGCTTGCAATTTGGGCGATTACAGTTGGGGCGAATATGGCAAAAGCAACTCCATTTATGGGTCACGGTGGTCCAGGTGCAGCTCTTGCTCAGATTGGTGACTTTGTAATGGTTTCAGATAAGAACGACGTGCGTTTTCAACTTCTAGCGGGACGTTTCGTTGGTGAGCCAGCACTGTTAAGATTCTATATTCTTCACTGTGTATTCATCCCACTTGTTGTAGGTGTGTTGATTGCAGTTCACTTTTGGAGAGTAAGAAAAGACGGTGGGATTTCGGCTCCACTTTAGTTGGTAGTTTTTAATTTTAAGGATATGAAATGAAAGAATTAATTAACTGGTTAGCTGATCCAATTAGATCGTTTCCAATTTTTACAATCTTGTTCTTCTTGATGATTAGATATTACAAGGTTGTTGGGACTAAGAAATTTGCTTACTGGGGGCTTGCTGTAACTCTTCCTGTTGTAGCTTGGTTTTGTGCAGACCCTAACTTTATTAAAATTATACTTTGGCCGGATAATATTCCGATCAATATCATTATTATCATGCTTACGTTCTTAACTTGGCTCAGTCTTTATAAGTGTGCTGAAAATGATAAGAGAATTGAAGCTGGAGAGTGTCCAATTGAAGCACTTCCGGAGAATAGAGAGAAAGTTTGGTGTTGGCCAAACCTTGTATATACAGAGCTATTTGTAATAATTGCTACAACAATTTTTCTAGTTGTTTGGGCAATTATCTTCAAAGCTCCTCTTGAAGAGCCAGCAAACGTTACATGGGCACCAAACCCAGCAAAAGCACCATGGTACTT
This sequence is a window from Halobacteriovorax sp. JY17. Protein-coding genes within it:
- a CDS encoding ubiquinol-cytochrome c reductase iron-sulfur subunit, with the translated sequence MKQSLNRREFFSYLSVAWIAFSAACAGLATLAFRFSYPNVSFDPEMDFIAGRPGDYEAGVDERWKNGYGVWMVKQEGKLVALSNICTHLGCIPNWLPAELKFKCPCHGSGYYMSGVNFEGPAPRPLERYKISLTAEGTIKVDKTKVYRSEKGQWDNPDSFLNV
- a CDS encoding cytochrome b N-terminal domain-containing protein, which gives rise to MSEKGLAQKVRETQVWKSIFRHGPPDNARNRASVVAGNVFLHLHPIKLKKSGVQLGYTWCMGGLTFFIFLALTVTGLLLMFYYRPTAEYAYNDIIALKEHVPLGIMREIHRWGAHAMVITVWLHMFRVFMTGSYKPPREFNWGIGVILLVLTLLLSFTGYLLPWDQLAIWAITVGANMAKATPFMGHGGPGAALAQIGDFVMVSDKNDVRFQLLAGRFVGEPALLRFYILHCVFIPLVVGVLIAVHFWRVRKDGGISAPL